In Magnetococcales bacterium, one genomic interval encodes:
- a CDS encoding response regulator, with protein MNTNELPRILIVDDTPANLHAFSRLLSRLPADIVTAPSGNAALREIARHSIALLLLDVDMPEMDGYEVARMLKEVDTTADIPIIFITAAYRDDQHQLRGYHSGGIDYVEKPINDEILLAKVSVFLELFRQRDEIKRLNAQLVERVGELERTRSLLQLSEERFRGLVNNLPAIVFRCQMDRDWTMIYISDMVEAITGYPPSDFIDNRVRSFASIIHPDDTQHVEETIALQIRRRQPYEIEYRLIDSSGKIHWVHEQGQGIDYEDGKPRWLDGALFDTTARKTAERERIKFQRAVEQAPASVVITDLDGKIEYVNPRFCQVTGYTPEEVIGQNPRVLQSGQTEKKLYDDLWNNLTHNQEWQGEFLNKKKDGTLYWELATIHPVRMDPNGPVSHYIGVKEDITARKEVERSLEEARLNAEGANRAKSEFLAVMSHEIRTPMNAIVGMADQLAEMNLPPDGKRYLEIIQRNSHNLLVLINDILDLSRIEAGRMHLERKPFDLKKLLDTVIEEFLPRAHRKNLDLTWMIDSRLIPYRKGDPQRLRQVLDNLLGNAIKFTREGRIGLSVTMVHERGERLRFSVSDTGIGIPSAQQEHIFAAFTQADSSTTREFGGTGLGLAICKRLIDKMEGELSVESRVGKGSLFSFILPLELIAPEALEGKDHGSAMPREKEADPRPVRPLRILLAEDVEDSIAIIQSFVEPTPHQLEVVENGQQVVQRVQSGRFDLVLMDIQLPLMDGLEATRMIRRWERENNRRPLPIMALTANALIGEAKKSRTAGCDAHLTKPLRKSEFMDLLLRITRNLEEGHAVAERECAATGERSNGSKPPPRECFRINRQRWQVMKQDMGPNISRMVGRFLLRLPERIEVIAQHLTRRRFDQVAEECHKLKGALATMGAERMEDICANMEQMAREETMSSLEPTMERLRIEGRETARELERLIAAETTPSTTSVATTDHEPTTTMAGLPVLSVAPQDSNLLAEPVSPTPSPPDGDDLPLLVVNSGKLAQLSQDMGGSIGILLEKFLETLPGRIAAITHALREHDHPSLTLEAHRLKGSALSIGAESLAHLCLGLEKMGRNKDTPKDLEANRWIEALDNRAKALAEVLESERKRLADQEKGMVT; from the coding sequence ATGAACACCAACGAACTGCCCAGAATTCTCATCGTCGATGACACGCCGGCCAACCTGCACGCTTTTTCCCGGTTGCTCTCCCGGTTGCCCGCCGACATCGTGACGGCGCCCAGCGGCAACGCGGCATTGCGCGAAATTGCCAGGCACTCCATCGCCCTGCTGCTCCTGGACGTGGACATGCCCGAGATGGACGGTTACGAGGTGGCCCGGATGCTCAAGGAGGTCGATACGACCGCCGACATCCCCATCATTTTCATCACCGCCGCCTACCGTGACGATCAACATCAGTTGCGGGGTTACCACTCCGGCGGCATCGATTATGTCGAGAAACCCATCAATGACGAAATTCTCCTGGCGAAGGTTTCTGTGTTCCTGGAACTCTTTCGTCAGAGGGATGAAATCAAACGATTGAACGCCCAACTCGTGGAACGGGTCGGGGAACTGGAGCGGACACGGAGCCTGCTGCAATTGAGCGAAGAACGTTTCCGTGGCCTGGTCAACAACCTGCCCGCCATCGTGTTCCGCTGTCAGATGGATCGGGATTGGACGATGATCTACATCAGCGACATGGTGGAAGCGATCACCGGCTATCCCCCGTCCGATTTCATCGACAACAGGGTTCGCAGTTTCGCCAGCATCATCCATCCCGACGATACCCAACATGTCGAAGAAACGATCGCTCTGCAAATCCGCCGCCGGCAACCTTATGAAATCGAATACCGCCTCATCGATTCATCGGGAAAAATCCATTGGGTTCATGAGCAGGGCCAAGGTATCGATTATGAGGATGGAAAACCCCGGTGGCTCGACGGGGCGTTGTTTGACACGACGGCCCGCAAGACCGCCGAGCGAGAGCGGATCAAGTTTCAACGAGCGGTCGAGCAGGCCCCGGCCTCGGTGGTCATCACCGACCTCGATGGCAAGATCGAATATGTCAATCCCCGGTTTTGCCAGGTCACCGGATACACCCCCGAAGAGGTCATCGGTCAGAATCCTCGCGTGCTTCAATCGGGCCAGACCGAGAAAAAATTATACGATGATCTGTGGAACAACCTGACCCATAATCAAGAATGGCAGGGAGAATTTCTGAACAAGAAGAAGGATGGCACCCTCTATTGGGAGCTGGCGACGATCCACCCCGTGCGCATGGACCCCAACGGACCGGTCAGCCATTACATCGGAGTCAAGGAAGACATCACCGCCCGAAAGGAGGTGGAACGATCCCTGGAAGAAGCCCGACTCAACGCGGAAGGGGCCAATCGGGCCAAAAGTGAATTTCTGGCGGTCATGAGCCATGAAATCCGAACCCCCATGAACGCCATCGTCGGCATGGCCGACCAGTTGGCGGAAATGAACCTTCCCCCCGACGGCAAACGTTATCTGGAAATCATCCAGCGCAACAGTCACAACCTTTTGGTATTGATCAATGACATTCTCGATCTTTCCCGAATCGAAGCGGGACGAATGCATCTGGAACGTAAACCGTTCGATCTGAAAAAACTCCTGGACACCGTGATCGAGGAATTTCTCCCCCGGGCGCATCGAAAAAATCTGGATCTGACCTGGATGATCGATTCGCGCCTCATCCCGTATCGCAAAGGTGATCCCCAAAGGTTGCGCCAGGTACTGGACAACCTGCTGGGCAACGCCATCAAGTTTACCCGGGAGGGAAGAATCGGCCTGTCGGTGACGATGGTACACGAAAGAGGGGAACGATTGCGCTTTTCCGTGTCCGACACCGGGATTGGCATTCCCAGCGCGCAACAGGAACACATTTTCGCCGCCTTTACCCAGGCCGACAGTTCCACCACCCGGGAATTCGGGGGGACCGGACTTGGCTTGGCCATCTGCAAACGGTTGATCGACAAGATGGAAGGAGAATTATCGGTTGAAAGCCGGGTTGGCAAGGGAAGTCTTTTTTCGTTCATTCTCCCCCTGGAACTCATTGCCCCGGAGGCGTTGGAAGGAAAAGATCATGGGAGCGCCATGCCCCGGGAAAAGGAAGCGGACCCCAGACCGGTGCGACCGCTGCGCATCCTCCTGGCGGAAGATGTCGAAGACAGTATCGCCATCATCCAATCGTTCGTGGAGCCGACCCCCCATCAATTGGAAGTGGTGGAAAACGGCCAACAGGTTGTCCAAAGGGTGCAATCAGGCCGTTTCGACCTGGTGTTGATGGACATTCAACTGCCGCTCATGGACGGACTGGAGGCGACCCGCATGATCCGGCGGTGGGAACGGGAAAACAACCGCCGTCCCCTGCCCATCATGGCACTGACGGCCAATGCCTTGATCGGCGAAGCCAAAAAATCACGTACCGCCGGTTGCGACGCCCATCTGACCAAACCGCTGCGCAAGTCGGAATTCATGGATCTGCTCCTGCGAATCACCAGAAACCTTGAAGAAGGACACGCCGTGGCGGAGCGCGAATGCGCCGCGACCGGAGAAAGGTCGAATGGTTCGAAACCGCCGCCACGGGAATGCTTCCGCATCAATCGACAGCGTTGGCAGGTCATGAAGCAGGATATGGGACCCAACATTTCCCGGATGGTTGGACGGTTTCTGCTGCGGTTGCCCGAACGAATCGAAGTCATCGCCCAACACCTGACGCGAAGACGGTTCGACCAGGTGGCCGAGGAATGCCACAAGCTCAAGGGGGCCTTGGCGACCATGGGAGCGGAACGGATGGAGGACATCTGCGCCAACATGGAACAGATGGCCCGCGAGGAAACGATGAGTTCCCTGGAACCGACGATGGAACGACTGCGGATCGAGGGCAGGGAAACAGCCCGGGAATTGGAACGCCTGATCGCCGCCGAAACGACCCCATCCACGACTTCCGTCGCCACGACCGATCATGAACCCACCACGACCATGGCCGGACTGCCCGTTTTGTCCGTGGCGCCCCAGGATTCGAACCTTCTCGCCGAACCTGTTTCCCCGACCCCATCACCCCCGGATGGCGACGATCTGCCCCTTTTGGTCGTCAACAGTGGCAAACTGGCGCAACTGAGTCAGGACATGGGAGGTTCTATAGGCATTCTCCTGGAAAAATTTCTGGAAACACTCCCAGGACGAATCGCCGCCATCACCCATGCCCTCCGGGAACACGATCATCCGAGCCTGACCCTGGAGGCCCACCGGTTGAAAGGAAGCGCCCTCTCCATTGGCGCCGAGTCTCTGGCCCACCTTTGCCTCGGGCTCGAAAAAATGGGAAGAAACAAGGATACCCCAAAAGACCTGGAGGCCAACCGATGGATCGAAGCGCTCGACAACCGCGCCAAGGCCCTTGCGGAAGTCCTCGAATCGGAACGAAAACGATTGGCCGACCAGGAAAAGGGAATGGTGACATGA
- a CDS encoding STAS domain-containing protein has protein sequence MYLEVKKQSNEVTIFIKNTFDFKIRTEFRNAYKDVPPNVAYVVDLRNVEALDSSGIGMLMLLWEHAGSESSNVTLVNCRPRIKHLFHAAQLDKIFHIP, from the coding sequence ATGTATCTCGAAGTCAAAAAGCAATCGAATGAAGTGACGATCTTCATCAAAAATACGTTTGACTTCAAGATACGGACCGAATTTCGCAATGCCTATAAAGATGTTCCGCCAAACGTGGCGTATGTCGTCGATTTGCGCAACGTCGAAGCGCTCGACAGTTCAGGCATCGGCATGCTGATGCTCCTCTGGGAACACGCCGGTTCGGAGAGTTCCAATGTGACATTGGTCAACTGCCGTCCACGGATCAAACATTTATTTCACGCAGCGCAACTGGATAAGATTTTTCATATTCCCTGA
- a CDS encoding response regulator yields MIHLPNHFNPTIGVRIFLGFGVVMTLFSGQALVSNLGFDTVVNHFSHYGKTSKEVRDILEIERIVLDLQRAVLGFTHSGYSGVADKVRDLQQVLSRQMATVNRTLTDPIRSDIMRRMEDHFQQYAESFESAVEERRLRDRIALEKLDAIGNKASDLLGEIHEQLRRKGDFGGSMLVGAAQKELLLTQQNALHFMIQPNARLVRENKQRLTRLDESMKPLIEHLERENSRADVERIQLQSGEFEQAFLEMVGATRAYMHLVYVVLASEAAEIARLARELKGLSLHEQSKVETDITDSITHSQWISQGVSLTAILMGFFMAWRITRGTAQPIRDMTRTLTDLARGKKDAEIPGQGRGDEIGAMAMAAHVFKEKAMELEHASQYKSEFLANMSHELRTPLNSLLILARLLSANESGNLTDEQVESARVIHESGADLLRLINDILDLSKVEAGRMDIVVENRTFSDLIQGLQRMFRPIAEQRNLAFETNIHPAIPEALLTDWGKVEQILRNFLSNACKFTHEGNVRLLVEPAGKNRVFMNQNLKPGTTLALTVADTGIGIPEDKREQIFEAFRQADGTTSRKYGGTGLGLSISRKLCDLIGGEIQVTSMEGEGSEFSLFLPMELPRHLQKAVIGQPLDATPLDAAALKRVAGFRDMSRTLLLVDDDPRNLFALKKILSTRVGRILTATNGREALDTLSEAIEVDLVLMDLMMPVMNGYDAILAIRKQPRFANLPIIALTAKAMPEDRDKSLAVGASEFLTKPVREEKLVLALCEQMGDPRPAPSPAAPAILAASDSSLLETRATTDATESEMPQDNPAGPIEKKPITVLIVDDDMKNTFSLTRVLQKRVERVLMAGDGLEALKKLEKDQEVDIILMDLMMPIMDGYAAIQEIRKRPAIQAIPIIALTARTLPEDRKRCLEAGANDLLLKPVELETLLDTIFIHGDPRRNKVIRERAKA; encoded by the coding sequence ATGATCCACCTGCCGAACCATTTCAATCCAACCATCGGCGTCCGGATTTTTCTCGGGTTCGGCGTGGTCATGACCCTGTTTTCCGGCCAGGCCCTGGTCAGCAATCTGGGATTCGACACGGTGGTCAACCATTTTTCCCATTATGGCAAGACCAGCAAGGAGGTGCGGGACATTCTGGAGATCGAACGCATCGTCCTCGATCTTCAGCGCGCCGTCCTGGGCTTCACCCATTCGGGTTATTCCGGGGTGGCGGACAAAGTGCGCGATCTGCAACAGGTTCTCTCCCGCCAGATGGCGACGGTCAATCGTACCCTGACCGATCCGATTCGCAGCGACATCATGCGGCGGATGGAAGACCATTTCCAACAATATGCGGAAAGTTTCGAATCGGCGGTCGAGGAACGCCGCCTGAGGGATCGGATTGCCCTGGAAAAACTCGATGCGATCGGCAACAAGGCTTCCGACCTGTTGGGAGAAATCCACGAACAACTGCGGCGAAAAGGTGATTTTGGCGGAAGCATGCTGGTCGGAGCGGCGCAAAAGGAATTGTTGCTGACACAGCAGAACGCCCTCCATTTCATGATTCAACCCAATGCCCGCCTGGTTCGGGAAAACAAACAACGGTTGACCAGACTCGACGAATCCATGAAACCGCTGATCGAGCATCTGGAACGGGAAAACAGTCGCGCCGATGTCGAAAGGATCCAACTGCAATCGGGCGAATTCGAACAGGCATTCCTTGAAATGGTGGGGGCGACGCGGGCCTACATGCACCTGGTCTATGTGGTCCTGGCCAGCGAGGCGGCGGAAATCGCCCGGCTGGCCCGGGAACTCAAGGGGCTGTCCCTGCACGAGCAATCGAAGGTGGAAACCGACATCACCGATTCGATCACCCATTCCCAGTGGATCAGCCAGGGAGTCTCCCTGACAGCCATCCTGATGGGATTTTTCATGGCCTGGAGGATCACCCGCGGTACCGCGCAACCCATCCGCGACATGACCCGGACCCTGACCGACCTGGCCCGGGGAAAAAAAGATGCGGAAATCCCCGGACAGGGACGGGGCGATGAAATCGGGGCCATGGCCATGGCGGCCCATGTCTTCAAGGAAAAGGCCATGGAACTGGAGCACGCGAGCCAGTACAAATCCGAGTTCCTGGCCAACATGTCGCATGAGCTGCGCACCCCGCTCAACAGCCTGTTGATCCTGGCGCGCCTGCTGTCGGCCAACGAATCGGGCAACCTGACCGACGAACAGGTGGAATCGGCCCGGGTCATTCATGAAAGCGGCGCCGATTTGTTGCGACTGATCAACGATATTCTCGACCTTTCCAAGGTCGAGGCGGGACGGATGGACATCGTGGTCGAAAACCGGACCTTCTCCGACCTTATCCAGGGACTCCAACGGATGTTCCGCCCCATCGCGGAACAAAGAAACCTGGCGTTCGAAACGAATATTCACCCCGCCATTCCGGAAGCGCTGTTGACCGACTGGGGCAAGGTGGAACAGATCCTGAGAAATTTTCTGTCCAATGCCTGCAAATTCACCCATGAGGGCAACGTCCGCCTTCTGGTCGAACCCGCCGGGAAAAACAGGGTGTTCATGAACCAAAATCTCAAGCCGGGCACGACCCTGGCCCTCACCGTCGCCGACACGGGGATCGGAATTCCGGAGGACAAGAGAGAACAGATTTTCGAGGCGTTCCGCCAGGCGGACGGCACCACCAGCCGCAAATATGGCGGCACGGGACTGGGATTGTCCATTTCGCGGAAACTCTGCGACCTGATCGGCGGAGAAATCCAGGTCACAAGCATGGAGGGGGAAGGCTCGGAGTTCAGTCTTTTTTTGCCGATGGAACTTCCGCGACACCTGCAAAAAGCGGTCATCGGCCAACCGCTCGATGCCACCCCTCTCGACGCGGCGGCGCTGAAACGAGTGGCGGGTTTCCGGGACATGAGCCGCACCCTTCTTCTGGTCGATGACGACCCACGAAACCTTTTTGCCCTGAAGAAAATCCTGTCCACCCGCGTGGGACGGATCCTGACCGCCACCAACGGTCGGGAAGCCCTTGATACCCTTTCCGAAGCCATCGAGGTGGATCTGGTGCTCATGGACCTGATGATGCCGGTCATGAATGGTTACGATGCCATTCTGGCGATTCGCAAACAACCCCGGTTTGCCAATCTGCCGATCATCGCCCTGACCGCCAAGGCAATGCCCGAAGATCGTGACAAATCCCTGGCGGTGGGGGCCAGCGAATTTCTCACCAAACCGGTCCGCGAGGAAAAACTTGTCCTGGCCCTTTGCGAACAGATGGGCGATCCCCGTCCCGCCCCGTCACCCGCCGCTCCGGCGATCCTTGCGGCAAGCGACTCAAGCCTCCTGGAAACCAGGGCAACGACGGATGCCACGGAATCGGAGATGCCCCAGGACAACCCGGCGGGTCCCATTGAGAAAAAACCCATCACGGTATTGATCGTCGATGACGACATGAAAAACACCTTTTCCCTGACCCGGGTGCTGCAAAAGCGGGTCGAACGGGTATTGATGGCCGGAGACGGACTGGAGGCATTGAAGAAACTGGAAAAGGACCAGGAGGTCGATATCATCCTCATGGACCTGATGATGCCGATCATGGACGGATACGCGGCCATCCAGGAGATCCGGAAACGCCCCGCCATTCAGGCCATTCCGATCATTGCCCTCACCGCCCGGACCCTTCCCGAGGATCGAAAACGGTGCCTGGAAGCGGGGGCCAACGATCTGCTGCTCAAACCGGTGGAACTGGAAACACTGCTCGACACCATTTTCATTCATGGAGATCCGCGTCGGAACAAAGTGATCCGGGAACGTGCAAAGGCCTGA
- a CDS encoding cytosolic protein — MFTYFSRARDLKQWPVVGLAILTDENKNWRPSEFRQELWGSLVIYRFNIVKLLDYANDLETLETSDNPFAIVTLAHLHAKMTRNQPEKRLQTKWRIIRSLYQHRFTRQQIIDLFRFIDWVLSLPNDADQRFWKELTKFEETRNMPYITSVERIGMEKGFQQGIQQGIQQGIQIGEQRGEQRGEQRGEQRGEQRGTLKGMIEILLDQLQEKFGPVPEWGSSKLAEADQDTLKRWSKRILGAEKIEQIFQ; from the coding sequence ATGTTCACCTATTTTTCCCGTGCCCGCGACCTCAAGCAGTGGCCTGTGGTCGGATTGGCCATCCTGACGGACGAAAACAAAAACTGGCGGCCCAGTGAATTTCGTCAGGAACTCTGGGGCTCCCTGGTGATCTACCGATTCAACATTGTGAAATTGCTGGATTATGCGAATGATCTGGAAACCTTGGAAACATCGGATAATCCCTTTGCCATCGTGACTCTGGCGCACCTGCACGCTAAAATGACCAGAAACCAACCGGAAAAACGCCTGCAAACAAAATGGCGGATCATCCGCAGCCTGTACCAACACCGCTTCACCAGACAGCAGATCATCGATCTGTTTCGGTTTATCGACTGGGTGCTCAGCCTGCCAAACGATGCCGACCAGCGGTTTTGGAAAGAACTGACCAAATTTGAGGAGACTCGGAACATGCCGTACATCACGAGCGTTGAGAGAATTGGGATGGAAAAGGGCTTCCAGCAGGGCATCCAACAGGGCATCCAGCAGGGCATCCAGATCGGCGAGCAGCGCGGAGAGCAGCGCGGAGAGCAGCGCGGAGAGCAACGAGGAGAACAACGAGGAACGTTGAAGGGTATGATTGAAATCTTGTTGGACCAACTCCAGGAAAAGTTTGGCCCGGTACCCGAATGGGGGTCTTCCAAACTTGCCGAAGCGGACCAGGACACCCTGAAAAGGTGGAGCAAACGGATTCTCGGTGCGGAAAAAATCGAGCAGATCTTCCAGTGA
- a CDS encoding SpoIIE family protein phosphatase: MTCRGGEEKTLILVADDDEFMRAVINQYLTNAGHEVLMAADGAVAVELFRHNHPDLVLLDADMPVTDGFSACTQIRQIAGDRDVPVIMVTALDDDASVARAFAAGAMEYVNKPIKWSVLKQRIRLLVQQRKTLETLRERERQIRLFMHKTPVSIAMFDREMRYLQVSHRWLDEFGLVNRPILNLCHYDICPEESQHWRNIHKRCLDGAWERREADPITDSQGHVSWYRWEAFPWQKNDGEIGGIMMFTENITRQKELENEIRQHQLRLTMERDLVEEIITRMRRSEEFDARYLRFLQSPVENTTGDLLLSAFRPDGAQHLLLGDFTGHGLPAAIGGPMVADIFYSMTRKNLPLLDIVNETNLRLCQKTPADMFMAAGFLEIAPDRRGMTVWNCTIPDMLVFRRGRLIHRSVSTHFARGMIHHPVTSGTFLEVEPGDRIFAYTDGFIEERDREEQMFGQKRFETLLQRMIQGNEPLETLRETLRSYRAGPCQSDDMTLVEVTV; this comes from the coding sequence ATGACCTGCCGCGGCGGGGAAGAAAAAACGCTGATTCTGGTTGCCGACGATGATGAATTCATGCGGGCGGTCATCAACCAATATCTGACCAATGCCGGCCATGAAGTATTGATGGCCGCGGACGGGGCAGTGGCGGTAGAACTTTTCCGACACAACCATCCCGACCTTGTCCTGCTGGATGCCGACATGCCGGTGACCGACGGTTTCAGCGCCTGCACCCAGATCCGGCAAATCGCGGGAGATCGCGACGTGCCGGTGATCATGGTCACTGCCCTGGATGACGATGCCTCGGTCGCCCGCGCTTTTGCCGCCGGCGCCATGGAATATGTCAATAAACCAATAAAATGGTCTGTATTGAAACAAAGAATTCGACTGCTGGTGCAACAGAGGAAAACCCTCGAAACCCTTCGGGAACGCGAGCGACAGATTCGCCTGTTCATGCACAAAACCCCGGTTTCGATTGCGATGTTCGATCGGGAAATGCGTTATCTCCAGGTCAGTCATCGGTGGCTGGATGAATTCGGTCTGGTCAACCGACCGATCCTGAACCTGTGCCACTACGACATTTGCCCTGAGGAATCCCAACATTGGCGCAATATTCATAAACGCTGCCTCGATGGCGCCTGGGAACGCCGGGAAGCGGATCCGATCACGGACAGCCAGGGTCATGTGAGCTGGTATCGCTGGGAAGCCTTTCCTTGGCAAAAGAACGATGGCGAAATCGGCGGCATCATGATGTTCACCGAGAACATCACCCGGCAGAAGGAGTTGGAAAACGAAATCCGGCAACATCAACTCCGGTTGACCATGGAACGCGATCTGGTCGAGGAGATCATCACCCGCATGCGTCGGTCGGAAGAATTCGATGCCCGGTATTTGCGTTTTCTCCAGTCACCCGTCGAAAATACCACTGGCGATCTTCTCCTGTCCGCCTTTCGTCCCGATGGCGCCCAACACCTGTTGCTGGGCGATTTTACCGGCCATGGTCTCCCGGCGGCGATCGGTGGTCCCATGGTGGCAGACATTTTCTATTCCATGACGCGCAAAAATCTTCCCCTGTTGGACATCGTCAACGAAACCAACCTGCGCCTCTGCCAAAAGACCCCCGCCGACATGTTCATGGCGGCGGGTTTTCTGGAAATCGCCCCCGACCGCCGTGGCATGACCGTCTGGAACTGCACCATTCCCGACATGCTTGTCTTCCGTCGGGGACGGCTGATCCATCGGTCGGTCTCGACCCATTTCGCCCGGGGGATGATCCACCACCCGGTCACTTCAGGGACGTTCCTGGAAGTGGAACCGGGAGATCGTATTTTCGCCTATACCGACGGATTCATCGAGGAACGCGACAGGGAGGAGCAAATGTTTGGCCAGAAACGGTTCGAAACCCTCCTCCAGCGCATGATTCAAGGCAATGAACCCCTGGAAACCCTCCGGGAGACCCTCCGAAGTTATCGGGCCGGTCCATGCCAAAGCGACGACATGACCCTGGTCGAGGTGACCGTTTGA
- a CDS encoding cytosolic protein yields the protein MSWNAGKNKYTNTDPQNMISQENNPAMPDNGEKGHQDSFDTPWKEILETCFQDFLAFFLPVAHDGIDWTKGYEFLDKELTRITREAQTGNRFMDRLVKVWQKDGQERWVLIHVEIQGDQEKEFPSRMFTYFSRARDLKQWPVVGLAILTDENKNWRPSEFRQELWGSLVIYRFNIVKLLDYANDLETLETSDNPFAIVTLAHLHAKMTRNQPEKRLQTKWRIIRSLYQHRFTRQQIIDLFRFIDWVLSLPNDADQRFWKELTKFEETRNMPYITSVERIGMEKGFQQGIQQGIQQGIQIGEQRGEQRGEQRGEQRGEQRGTLNGMIEILLDQLQEKFGPVPEWGSSKLAEADQDTLKRWSKRILGAEKIEQIFQ from the coding sequence ATGAGCTGGAACGCGGGTAAGAACAAATATACGAATACCGATCCCCAGAACATGATTTCCCAGGAAAACAATCCGGCCATGCCGGACAATGGCGAAAAAGGTCACCAGGACTCCTTCGATACACCATGGAAGGAGATTCTGGAAACCTGTTTCCAGGATTTTCTGGCATTTTTTCTGCCGGTCGCGCACGATGGCATCGACTGGACAAAGGGCTATGAATTCCTTGACAAGGAGTTGACGCGAATCACCCGCGAAGCCCAGACAGGCAATCGATTCATGGATCGATTGGTCAAGGTCTGGCAAAAAGATGGACAGGAGCGTTGGGTCCTGATTCATGTGGAAATCCAGGGAGATCAGGAAAAAGAATTCCCATCACGGATGTTCACCTATTTTTCCCGTGCCCGCGACCTCAAGCAGTGGCCTGTGGTCGGATTGGCCATCCTGACGGACGAAAACAAAAACTGGCGGCCCAGTGAATTTCGTCAGGAACTCTGGGGCTCCCTGGTGATCTACCGATTCAACATTGTGAAATTGCTGGATTATGCGAATGATCTGGAAACCTTGGAAACATCGGATAATCCCTTTGCCATCGTGACTCTGGCGCACCTGCACGCTAAAATGACCAGAAACCAACCGGAAAAACGCCTGCAAACAAAATGGCGGATCATCCGCAGCCTGTACCAACACCGCTTCACCAGACAGCAGATCATCGATCTGTTTCGGTTTATCGACTGGGTGCTCAGCCTGCCAAACGATGCCGACCAGCGGTTTTGGAAAGAACTGACCAAATTTGAGGAGACTCGGAACATGCCGTACATCACGAGCGTTGAGAGAATTGGGATGGAAAAGGGCTTCCAGCAGGGCATCCAACAGGGCATCCAGCAGGGCATCCAGATCGGCGAGCAGCGCGGAGAGCAGCGCGGAGAGCAGCGCGGAGAGCAACGAGGAGAACAACGAGGAACGTTGAATGGTATGATTGAAATCTTGTTGGACCAACTCCAGGAAAAGTTTGGCCCGGTACCCGAATGGGGGTCTTCCAAACTTGCCGAAGCGGACCAGGACACCCTGAAAAGGTGGAGCAAACGGATTCTCGGTGCGGAAAAAATCGAGCAGATTTTCCAGTGA